Proteins from one Falco naumanni isolate bFalNau1 chromosome 2, bFalNau1.pat, whole genome shotgun sequence genomic window:
- the TRIM13 gene encoding E3 ubiquitin-protein ligase TRIM13 isoform X1: MVFEMDMMELLEEDLTCPICCSLFDDPRVLPCSHNFCRKCLEGILEGNVRNVLWRPSPFKCPTCRKETPVTGVNSLQVNYSLKGIVEKYNKIKVTPKMPVCKVHSGQPLNIFCRTDMQLICGVCATRGDHTKHLFCSIEEAYSQEKRAFETLFQGFETWRCGDALSRLDTLETSKRKALQMLTKDSDKVKEFFEKLQHTLEQKRNEILSDFETMKLAVMQAYDPEINKLNTILQEQRMAFNIAEAFKDVSEPIIFLQQMQEFREKIKVLKETPLPCSSVDITPTMKSFDTSQWNGIKLVDVDKLSLPQENNTLKFKIPSVFSRRFIVNSLICLLILAVTRMSFVESVVDNLQCWKSQFLTISLSYLADTVEIADHAVFYWEQMTDGASLLREKCKNYTLVVLDNVAQFVCKYKLL, translated from the exons ATGGTGTTTGAAATG GATATGATGGAGCTCCTAGAGGAAGATCTCACCTGTCCCATTTGCTGTAGCCTGTTTGATGATCCTCGTGTCCTGCCCTGTTCACACAATTTCTGCAGAAAGTGTCTGGAAGGAATTCTTGAGGGAAATGTGAGGAATGTCCTTTGGAGACCATCCCCTTTCAAGTGCCCCACGTGCAGGAAGGAAACTCCTGTTACTGGAGTCAACAGCTTGCAAGTCAACTATTCCCTGAAAGGTATCGTGGAGAAGTACAACAAAATCAAAGTAACTCCAAAAATGCCTGTGTGCAAAGTGCACAGCGGGCAACCCCTTAACATTTTTTGCCGGACAGACATGCAGCTGATCTGCGGGGTTTGTGCCACCCGTGGTGACCATACAAAGCATCTTTTCTGTTCTATTGAAGAAGCTTATTCCCAGGAGAAGCGGGCTTTTGAAACCCTGTTTCAGGGCTTTGAAACTTGGCGTTGTGGAGATGCCCTCTCACGGCTGGATACCTTAGAAACCAGTAAGAGGAAAGCTTTGCAGATGCTGACCAAAGATTCTGACAAAGTGAAGGAGTTCTTTGAGAAGCTGCAGCACACACTGGAGCAGAAGCGAAATGAGATTCTCTCTGACTTTGAGACCATGAAGCTTGCAGTGATGCAGGCCTACGATCCGGAAATCAATAAACTGAACACAATTCTGCAAGAGCAACGGATGGCTTTTAACATTGCAGAGGCCTTCAAAGATGTGTCTGAACCCATTATATTTCTGCAACAGATGCAGGAGTTCAGGGAAAAAATCAAGGTGCTCAAAGAAACTCCTTTACCTTGTTCCAGTGTGGACATCACCCCTACAATGAAGAGCTTTGATACCAGCCAGTGGAATGGAATAAAACTAGTTGATGTGGACAAACTTTCCTTGCCTCAGGAAAACAACACTCTTAAATTCAAGATTCCCTCAGTCTTTTCACGAAGATTTATAGTGAACTCTCTTATTTGCTTGCTTATTCTTGCTGTCACCAGAATGTCCTTTGTGGAGTCAGTCGTTGACAATCTACAGTGCTGGAAGTCTCAGTTCCTTACAATTAGCTTGTCCTACTTGGCAGATACAGTGGAGATAGCAGATCATGCAGTCTTCTACTGGGAACAGATGACAGATGGAGCTTCACTTCTAAGAGAAAAGTGTAAGAACTATACATTGGTTGTACTGGATAATGTTGCACAGTTTGTGTGCAAATATAAACTGTTGTGA
- the TRIM13 gene encoding E3 ubiquitin-protein ligase TRIM13 isoform X2 — protein MMELLEEDLTCPICCSLFDDPRVLPCSHNFCRKCLEGILEGNVRNVLWRPSPFKCPTCRKETPVTGVNSLQVNYSLKGIVEKYNKIKVTPKMPVCKVHSGQPLNIFCRTDMQLICGVCATRGDHTKHLFCSIEEAYSQEKRAFETLFQGFETWRCGDALSRLDTLETSKRKALQMLTKDSDKVKEFFEKLQHTLEQKRNEILSDFETMKLAVMQAYDPEINKLNTILQEQRMAFNIAEAFKDVSEPIIFLQQMQEFREKIKVLKETPLPCSSVDITPTMKSFDTSQWNGIKLVDVDKLSLPQENNTLKFKIPSVFSRRFIVNSLICLLILAVTRMSFVESVVDNLQCWKSQFLTISLSYLADTVEIADHAVFYWEQMTDGASLLREKCKNYTLVVLDNVAQFVCKYKLL, from the coding sequence ATGATGGAGCTCCTAGAGGAAGATCTCACCTGTCCCATTTGCTGTAGCCTGTTTGATGATCCTCGTGTCCTGCCCTGTTCACACAATTTCTGCAGAAAGTGTCTGGAAGGAATTCTTGAGGGAAATGTGAGGAATGTCCTTTGGAGACCATCCCCTTTCAAGTGCCCCACGTGCAGGAAGGAAACTCCTGTTACTGGAGTCAACAGCTTGCAAGTCAACTATTCCCTGAAAGGTATCGTGGAGAAGTACAACAAAATCAAAGTAACTCCAAAAATGCCTGTGTGCAAAGTGCACAGCGGGCAACCCCTTAACATTTTTTGCCGGACAGACATGCAGCTGATCTGCGGGGTTTGTGCCACCCGTGGTGACCATACAAAGCATCTTTTCTGTTCTATTGAAGAAGCTTATTCCCAGGAGAAGCGGGCTTTTGAAACCCTGTTTCAGGGCTTTGAAACTTGGCGTTGTGGAGATGCCCTCTCACGGCTGGATACCTTAGAAACCAGTAAGAGGAAAGCTTTGCAGATGCTGACCAAAGATTCTGACAAAGTGAAGGAGTTCTTTGAGAAGCTGCAGCACACACTGGAGCAGAAGCGAAATGAGATTCTCTCTGACTTTGAGACCATGAAGCTTGCAGTGATGCAGGCCTACGATCCGGAAATCAATAAACTGAACACAATTCTGCAAGAGCAACGGATGGCTTTTAACATTGCAGAGGCCTTCAAAGATGTGTCTGAACCCATTATATTTCTGCAACAGATGCAGGAGTTCAGGGAAAAAATCAAGGTGCTCAAAGAAACTCCTTTACCTTGTTCCAGTGTGGACATCACCCCTACAATGAAGAGCTTTGATACCAGCCAGTGGAATGGAATAAAACTAGTTGATGTGGACAAACTTTCCTTGCCTCAGGAAAACAACACTCTTAAATTCAAGATTCCCTCAGTCTTTTCACGAAGATTTATAGTGAACTCTCTTATTTGCTTGCTTATTCTTGCTGTCACCAGAATGTCCTTTGTGGAGTCAGTCGTTGACAATCTACAGTGCTGGAAGTCTCAGTTCCTTACAATTAGCTTGTCCTACTTGGCAGATACAGTGGAGATAGCAGATCATGCAGTCTTCTACTGGGAACAGATGACAGATGGAGCTTCACTTCTAAGAGAAAAGTGTAAGAACTATACATTGGTTGTACTGGATAATGTTGCACAGTTTGTGTGCAAATATAAACTGTTGTGA